The following coding sequences are from one Arcobacter nitrofigilis DSM 7299 window:
- a CDS encoding diguanylate cyclase — protein sequence MFDQYKYRNELLKKYLLIGFVTSVLLSPIYYKMGINYLAISLNIFSVLMVYLFINSKKANKYIYNSRFFMITISILFIIGFLDGNQEINSMVFVLLYPIASFSIRGPKEGILWSIVLLSIFISIFTLFLLPYNKYSFLFFCVAYLMVSYLLYFYRYYEIMTFKSINEELENIVKERTKELEISNKKLEKLASTDVLTKLLNRGKLNDFLESEINRASRFNHIFGVIIMDIDHFKSTNDIYGHNVGDKVLEEFATILKTKTRVTDIVGRWGGEEFVIICPQTDIEGIKKLAEELRYIIENNSFSIVGNKTASFGITLYCEGDTIKSLISRADKALYRAKEEGRNKVVVL from the coding sequence TTGTTTGACCAATATAAATATAGAAATGAACTTTTAAAAAAGTATCTTCTTATAGGATTTGTAACTTCTGTATTATTATCACCAATATATTACAAAATGGGTATAAACTACTTAGCTATTTCATTAAATATTTTTTCAGTACTAATGGTATATTTATTTATTAATAGTAAGAAAGCTAATAAATATATATATAATTCTAGATTTTTTATGATTACTATTAGTATTTTATTTATTATTGGATTTTTAGATGGAAATCAAGAGATTAATAGTATGGTTTTTGTTTTACTTTATCCCATAGCTTCATTTTCTATACGAGGTCCTAAAGAAGGGATATTATGGTCTATTGTGCTACTTAGTATTTTTATATCAATATTTACACTATTTTTACTTCCTTATAATAAATATTCATTTTTATTTTTTTGTGTAGCTTATTTAATGGTATCTTATCTTCTTTATTTTTATAGGTATTATGAAATCATGACGTTTAAGAGTATAAATGAGGAGTTGGAAAATATTGTAAAAGAGCGAACTAAAGAACTTGAAATATCAAATAAAAAACTTGAAAAGCTAGCTTCTACAGATGTCTTAACTAAACTTCTCAACCGTGGAAAACTTAACGATTTTTTGGAGAGTGAAATCAATAGGGCAAGTAGATTTAATCATATTTTTGGAGTGATTATAATGGATATTGATCATTTTAAATCTACTAATGATATATATGGACATAATGTAGGAGATAAAGTACTTGAAGAGTTTGCAACCATATTAAAAACAAAAACAAGAGTAACAGATATAGTTGGACGTTGGGGTGGAGAAGAGTTTGTAATTATTTGTCCCCAAACGGATATAGAAGGTATAAAAAAACTTGCAGAGGAGTTAAGATATATAATTGAAAATAATAGTTTTTCTATTGTAGGTAATAAAACAGCAAGTTTTGGTATCACTCTTTATTGTGAAGGGGATACTATAAAAAGTTTAATATCAAGGGCAGATAAGGCTTTATATAGGGCTAAAGAAGAGGGGAGAAATAAAGTAGTAGTGTTATAA
- a CDS encoding NADPH-dependent FMN reductase, with product MKILAISGSLREKSYNTAILHALKDIDSNINIYKDLGKLPFFNPDIDNHTLQKDDSPQLIKELRKNIATHDAIIISTPEYAFEISGVLKNALDWLVSSADIVNKPVAVISASTSAMGGDKANTVLVNLIKVLTGTINENLILTVPMVNKKINDKGMVTDKVLVHELKTILTELNSSN from the coding sequence ATGAAAATTTTAGCAATATCTGGTTCTCTTAGAGAAAAATCATATAACACAGCAATACTTCATGCTCTAAAAGATATAGATTCAAATATAAATATATATAAAGATTTGGGGAAACTTCCATTTTTTAACCCTGATATTGATAATCATACATTACAAAAAGATGATTCACCACAATTAATTAAAGAGTTAAGAAAAAATATCGCAACACATGATGCAATAATAATTAGTACTCCTGAGTATGCCTTTGAAATATCTGGTGTTTTAAAAAATGCTCTTGATTGGTTAGTCTCAAGTGCTGATATTGTAAATAAACCAGTAGCAGTAATCAGTGCTTCAACTTCAGCTATGGGTGGAGATAAAGCAAATACAGTTCTTGTGAACTTGATAAAAGTTTTAACAGGAACTATAAATGAAAATTTGATTTTAACTGTACCAATGGTGAATAAAAAGATTAATGATAAGGGTATGGTAACTGATAAAGTATTAGTTCATGAGTTAAAAACTATATTGACTGAGTTAAATAGTAGTAATTAG
- a CDS encoding winged helix-turn-helix transcriptional regulator: MIKFNNKEYSSSSEIFFDIFNDRLKLMIIWYLKNSTLRFKELFEYLQPITKKTLTIKLKELEQLNLIHRKAFADVPPKVEYSLTEYGNNLKPVIDEILIWSQTYAKTFGETISEDLK; the protein is encoded by the coding sequence ATGATAAAATTTAATAATAAAGAATATAGTTCATCCTCAGAAATATTTTTTGATATATTTAATGATAGATTAAAACTTATGATTATTTGGTATTTAAAAAATAGTACCCTTAGATTTAAAGAACTTTTTGAATATCTACAACCTATTACGAAAAAAACATTAACAATAAAATTAAAAGAGTTGGAACAATTAAACCTTATCCATAGAAAAGCATTTGCTGATGTTCCACCAAAAGTAGAATATTCATTAACTGAATATGGGAATAATTTAAAACCTGTAATTGATGAGATATTGATTTGGTCACAAACATATGCAAAAACTTTTGGAGAAACAATAAGTGAGGATTTAAAATGA
- a CDS encoding AraC family transcriptional regulator, whose amino-acid sequence MSKSTKDDYVQSVCRVILYIEQNYNSDLTLDELSKIASFSKYHFHRIFKSIVGESMVDYIRRVRLQSTTLQFKTNQKITQIAMNSGYETNASFSKAFKKHFGITPKEFAKNAKLKRGNKMLEPKIVKLEDIEILYVRKTGEYTKCSIEAWETLINFVGTEYFIRDDVMMFGIGHDNPRITDADKLRYDACVSWVNKNIKSEGEIQRKIIDGGKYAMFLHKGSYTELINTYDGVSDWIVESGVELRDLPIVEKYLNKNPITCKPEDLRTEIYIPLV is encoded by the coding sequence ATGAGTAAGAGTACAAAAGATGATTATGTTCAAAGTGTATGTAGAGTAATTTTATATATTGAGCAAAATTATAATAGTGATTTAACCCTTGATGAGTTATCAAAGATTGCCAGTTTTTCTAAGTACCATTTTCACCGTATTTTTAAATCAATTGTTGGCGAGAGTATGGTTGATTATATTAGAAGAGTGAGACTTCAAAGTACTACTTTACAGTTTAAAACAAATCAGAAAATCACTCAAATAGCCATGAATAGTGGTTATGAAACCAATGCTTCTTTTTCAAAAGCTTTTAAAAAGCATTTTGGAATAACTCCCAAAGAGTTTGCAAAAAATGCAAAATTAAAAAGAGGAAATAAGATGTTAGAGCCAAAAATAGTAAAGCTAGAAGATATAGAGATCTTGTATGTAAGAAAAACAGGTGAATATACAAAATGTAGTATTGAAGCATGGGAAACTCTTATAAACTTTGTGGGCACAGAGTATTTTATAAGAGATGATGTAATGATGTTTGGAATAGGGCATGATAATCCCCGTATTACAGATGCAGACAAACTAAGATATGATGCTTGTGTTTCATGGGTGAATAAAAATATTAAATCAGAGGGTGAAATTCAACGTAAAATAATCGATGGTGGAAAATATGCTATGTTTTTACATAAAGGTTCTTATACAGAACTAATCAATACTTATGATGGAGTATCTGATTGGATTGTAGAAAGTGGTGTTGAATTAAGGGATTTGCCTATTGTTGAAAAGTACTTGAATAAGAATCCCATTACTTGTAAACCTGAGGATTTAAGAACGGAGATTTATATTCCTTTAGTATAA
- a CDS encoding bile acid:sodium symporter family protein, with product MIKKFTLLFPLWAILASIFAYYESSMVVDFKSWIVPLLVLIMFCMGVTLKVEDFKRVVKKPKIIAMTVILQFLLMPLAAFVISKAFNFSTELLVGMILVGAVSGGTASNVISYLAKADVALSITMTIVSTLLSIVVTPYLTLLYVGQTVPVPALSMLLSILKIVLAPVVLGVIVNYIFHKFIDKNNDIFAVLSIVSIVFIIAIVVGLNHSRIDTIGLYLLVGIMLHNLTGLVGGFYTAKLFGYNKKECKTVAIEVGMQNSGLAVALASKYFTPLSALPGAIFSIWHNISGSLIASFWAKQEEKNQK from the coding sequence ATGATAAAAAAATTTACGCTTCTCTTCCCTTTATGGGCAATACTAGCATCAATCTTTGCATATTATGAATCAAGTATGGTTGTTGATTTTAAAAGTTGGATAGTTCCTTTACTTGTTTTAATAATGTTTTGTATGGGAGTTACTTTAAAGGTTGAAGATTTTAAAAGGGTTGTAAAAAAACCTAAAATTATAGCTATGACGGTTATTTTACAGTTTTTATTAATGCCATTAGCAGCTTTTGTTATCTCAAAAGCGTTTAATTTTTCAACAGAACTTTTAGTTGGAATGATATTAGTTGGAGCAGTTTCTGGGGGAACAGCATCAAATGTAATTTCTTATTTGGCAAAAGCAGATGTTGCTTTATCAATTACTATGACAATAGTTTCTACACTATTATCTATTGTAGTTACACCTTATTTAACCTTGCTTTATGTTGGGCAAACTGTACCAGTGCCTGCTTTAAGTATGTTATTAAGTATATTAAAAATAGTTTTAGCACCAGTTGTTTTAGGGGTTATTGTAAATTATATTTTCCATAAGTTTATTGATAAAAATAATGATATTTTTGCTGTCTTATCAATAGTTTCGATTGTTTTTATTATTGCGATAGTTGTTGGATTAAATCATTCAAGAATTGATACTATAGGGTTATATTTGTTAGTTGGAATTATGCTACATAATTTAACAGGATTAGTTGGTGGTTTCTATACAGCAAAACTATTTGGATATAATAAAAAAGAGTGTAAAACTGTTGCCATAGAAGTAGGAATGCAAAATTCAGGTCTAGCAGTTGCCCTTGCTAGTAAGTATTTTACTCCTTTAAGTGCCTTACCAGGTGCTATTTTTAGTATTTGGCATAATATCTCAGGATCACTTATTGCTTCTTTTTGGGCAAAACAAGAAGAAAAAAATCAAAAATAG
- a CDS encoding bile acid:sodium symporter family protein, translating into MIKKISILFPLWAVLFSLLAYSQPSLVVGFKSWIIPLLILIMFCMGITLKIDDFKRVFKRPKIIALTVVLQFLFMPLFAFIVSKVFNLSDELLVGMVLVGAVSGGTASNVIAFLAKADVALSITMTIVSTLLSIIITPYLTLLYVGQTVPVPALSMLLSILKIVFIPVIVGLILNQIFNKYIEKRHDIFALLSIISIVFIIGIIIGINESKISTIALSLMLAIICHNLLGLLTGYYFAKMFGYDKTVCKTVAIEVGMQNSGLAVVLAMKYFSALSALPGAIFSIWHNISGSILAGIWSKQEES; encoded by the coding sequence ATGATAAAAAAGATTTCTATACTGTTTCCCTTATGGGCAGTACTATTTTCTCTCCTTGCATATTCTCAACCAAGTTTAGTGGTTGGTTTTAAATCTTGGATTATTCCACTTTTGATTCTTATAATGTTTTGTATGGGGATTACTTTAAAAATTGATGATTTTAAAAGGGTATTTAAAAGACCTAAAATCATAGCTTTGACTGTGGTGTTGCAGTTTTTATTTATGCCTTTATTTGCTTTTATAGTATCTAAGGTATTTAATTTATCCGATGAATTACTTGTGGGAATGGTACTTGTAGGAGCAGTTTCAGGTGGAACTGCTTCAAATGTAATAGCATTTTTAGCAAAAGCTGATGTGGCACTCTCTATTACCATGACAATTGTATCAACTCTTTTATCAATAATTATTACTCCATATTTAACACTTCTTTATGTGGGACAAACAGTACCAGTACCAGCTCTTAGTATGCTTCTTAGTATATTAAAAATAGTATTTATACCTGTAATTGTAGGGCTTATATTAAATCAAATTTTTAATAAATATATTGAAAAAAGACATGATATCTTTGCCCTTTTATCTATTATTTCTATTGTATTTATTATAGGAATTATAATAGGTATAAATGAGAGTAAAATCTCTACTATTGCTTTATCATTGATGTTAGCAATAATTTGCCATAATCTTTTGGGATTACTTACTGGATATTATTTTGCGAAAATGTTTGGATATGATAAAACTGTATGTAAAACAGTAGCCATAGAAGTTGGTATGCAAAATTCTGGGTTAGCAGTTGTTCTAGCTATGAAGTATTTTTCTGCTTTAAGTGCACTTCCTGGGGCTATATTTAGTATTTGGCATAATATTTCAGGTTCTATTCTTGCAGGTATTTGGTCAAAACAAGAAGAATCATAA
- the ribB gene encoding 3,4-dihydroxy-2-butanone-4-phosphate synthase, with translation MNQIMTTKRFPQMEKVLHSLQKGKGVIVLDAYDRENEADLIFSAQNLTQEQMGLLIRECSGIVCLCLPKQKVHELELPMMVEKNNSAYQTPFTISIEAKEGVTTGVSAKDRVTTIKAAISSNGKSKIVSPGHVFPLSANEKGVLGREGHTEASVDLMKLAKLEPYAVLCELTNEDGTMAKGNQIDLFSQKYDMPIISICEIIEYIEYLEK, from the coding sequence ATGAATCAAATAATGACTACTAAAAGATTCCCTCAAATGGAAAAAGTACTTCACTCCTTACAAAAAGGTAAGGGTGTAATTGTTTTAGATGCTTACGATCGTGAAAATGAAGCTGATTTAATTTTTTCTGCACAAAATCTCACTCAAGAACAAATGGGATTATTAATAAGAGAGTGTAGTGGAATCGTCTGCTTATGCTTGCCAAAACAAAAAGTTCATGAATTAGAATTACCTATGATGGTAGAAAAAAATAACTCTGCTTATCAAACACCCTTTACTATTTCAATAGAGGCAAAAGAGGGTGTTACAACAGGTGTTTCTGCAAAAGATAGAGTTACAACTATAAAAGCTGCTATCTCTTCTAATGGAAAGTCTAAAATTGTATCTCCTGGACATGTATTTCCTTTAAGTGCAAATGAAAAAGGGGTATTGGGTAGAGAGGGTCACACAGAAGCTAGTGTTGATTTAATGAAACTTGCAAAACTAGAACCTTATGCTGTCTTATGTGAATTGACAAATGAAGATGGAACCATGGCAAAAGGGAATCAAATAGATCTATTTTCACAAAAATATGATATGCCAATTATTAGTATTTGTGAGATTATAGAATATATAGAATACTTAGAAAAGTAA